A single window of Crassostrea angulata isolate pt1a10 chromosome 8, ASM2561291v2, whole genome shotgun sequence DNA harbors:
- the LOC128159381 gene encoding uncharacterized protein LOC128159381: MDSQTKRKPNWNADETLALTNLVDENKQILRGKLGPSLTSEMKSRMWRNIAVSLTAMGVGPGRTAAEAEKKWHNIFSKSKSEISDHRRATTGTGGGPPQKTLSTIAMAVSNVVGENNTCLSGIPGGLDTSIIQLGGLIGEEPVGINIIEGPPDTVPHILDPESPPPPSPSSWMLPLSRGRTNCSNPKRKIEELTLKKLELEVQYLELKIKKLKKEE, translated from the exons ATGGATTCGCAGACGAAAAGAAAACCCAATTGGAACGCCGATGAAACGCTAGCACTAACAAACCTAGTCGATGAAAATAAGCAGATATTGAGGGGGAAATTAGGACCATCGCTGACTTCAGAAATGAAAAGCCGGATGTGGCGAAACATTGCAGTTTCATTGACTGCCATGGGTGTTGGGCCCGGTAGAACCGCTGCAGAGGCTGAGAAGAAATGGCACAACATTTTCTCTAAATCTAAATCAGAGATATCTGATCACAGAAGAGCTACGACTGGAACAG GTGGTGGTCCTCCCCAAAAGACACTCAGCACAATCGCCATGGCTGTTTCAAATGTGGTGGGGGAAAACAACACTTGCCTGTCTGGTATTCCCGGAGGTTTGGACACCTCTATCATTCAGTTGGGCGGACTTATTGGAGAAGAGCCAGT TGGGATCAATATCATTGAGGGACCACCAGATACAGTTCCCCACATTCTGGACCCAGAATCACCTCCGCCGCCATCTCCATCTTCATGGATGCTGCCATTAAGCAGAGGTCGCACCAACTGCTCTAATCCTAAAAGGAAAATTGAGGAACTGACTTTGAAGAAGCTAGAATTAGAAGTTCAGTATCTAGAGTTGAAAATCAAAAAGCTGAAGAAAGaggaatga